CCGGGATCCCCTTCGCGACCCCGCCGTCCGAGCGGCTCGACGAGCGTCTGGACGTCGTCGCCACGGTCGTCTACCTGACCTTCACGTCGGGATACCAGCCGACGTCGGGCGACGTGCCGCTCCGCGTGGACCTCGGCGACGAGGCGATCCGCCTGCTGCGCGTGCTCGACGGGCTGCTCCCCGACCGGGCCGTCGTCCGCGCGCTCCTCGCGCTGCTGCTGCTCCAGCACTCGCGCCGCGACACCCGCCTCGACGCCGACGGCGCCCTCGTCCTGCTCCCCGACCAGGACCGCACGCGCTGGCGCCACGCCGACATCACCGAGGCGATGACGCTCCTGTCGACCCTCACCCCCGAGGTCGCCCCCGTCGCCGGACCGGGCGACGTCGCGCGCGGCGAGGGGACGCCTCGGCGCTCCGCGTACCCGCCGATGTCGCGCCTCGCCCGCGAGTACCTCCTGCAGGCCCTGGTCGCGGCCGAGCACGCGACGGCGCCCACGTCGGAGGCCACCCGCTGGGACGTCGTCGCCGCCCGGTACACGGAGCTCGAACGCCTGACGGGGTCACCCGTCGTGCGCCTGGCCCGGGCGGTCGCGGTCGCCGAGGCCGACGGCCCGGACGCCGGCCTGGCGCTGCTCGACGGTCTCGACGAGGCGCTCCCCCGCCTGCACCGCGTCCCTGCGGTCCGCGCGGAGCTCCTGGCCCGTGCCGGCCGACGGTCCGCCGCCGCGGCCTCCTACCGCCACGCCCTCACACTGGTTACCAACCCGACGGAACGCGCCCACCTCGAGTCCCGCCTCGCCGAGCTGACACACCCCTGACCCCACCTGCACCGCGGCCCGCCGACCCTCGGCCGACGCGGTGTCGTCAGCCCAGGAGGAGCAGCGCGAGGAGGGTGAGGTTGAGGGCCACGACCAGCGCGACGACGACGACGAGGGCCGCGTGCAGCCACGGGCCGTTGCGGTCGGCGCCCATGAGCGACCGGTCGCGCGTGAGCCGGACCAGCGGGATCACGGCGAACGGGATGCCGAAGCTCAGCACGACCTGGCTGAGGACCAGGGTCCAGGTCGGGTCGGCACCGACCGCGAGCAGCACGATCGCGGGCACGAGGGTCACGACGCGACGCACCAGCAGCGGGATGCGCCGGTGGATCAGCCCTTCCATGATCGTCGCGCCCGCGTAGGCGCCGACCGACGTCGACGCGAGCCCGGACGCGAGCAGCCCGACCGCGAACGCGATGCCGACCGCCGGGCCGAGCGCGGAGACGATCGCGGCGTGCGCACCCTCGATGGAGTCGGTCCCCTCGACGCCGCGCAGCGCGGACGCCGCGAGCAGCAGGAGCCCGATGTTGACGAGCCCGGCGACGACGAGCGCCCCGCCGACGTCCCAGCGGGTCGCGCGCAGCAGCCGGACGCGCCCCTCGCCCGCGGGTGCGTGGCCGTGCCGGTCGCGCACGAGGGCGGAGTGCACGTAGATCGCGTGCGGCATGACGGTCGCGCCGAGCATGGACGCCGCGAGGAGGACGGAGTCGGTGCCGTCGAACCGCGGCACGAGGCCGGACAGGACGCCGCGCGCGTCGGGCGGGCTGACGACGAGGCCGGCGAGGAAGCCGACGGTGATGACCGCGAGGAGCGCGACGACGACGGCCTCGAAGCGGCGCTGCCCGTAGACGTTCTGGGTCGCGAGCAGCACCATCGACACGACGCCGACGATCAGCCCGCCGAGCGGCAGCGGGACGCCGAACAGCAGCTGGAGCGCGATCGCCCCGCCGACGACCTCAGCGATGTCGGTGGCCGCGGCGACGAGCTCGGCCTGCCCCCAGTACGCGAGCCGCGGCCCGCGGCGCATGCGCTTGCCGAGGACGCCGGGCAGCGACTCACCCGTGACGAGCCCGAGCTTGGCGGACTGGTACTGCACCAGCACCGCCATGACGTTGGCGGCGACGAGCACCCACAGCAGCAGGTAGCCGTACCGGGCTCCCGCCGTGAGGTTGGCGGCGACGTTCCCCGGGTCGACGTAGGCGATCGCGGCGACGAACGCGGGCCCGAGCAGCAGCGGGGTCCGTCGTGCGCGGCGAACGCGGTCGGTCTCCGCGCGCTCGACGTCGACGTCGACTCGGGTCACCGGTCCTCCTCAAAAGTTCGGGTGGCCGAAACTCTATACCCGGACACCCGGATCCTCCGGACGACCGACCCCGACGGGTGCGTCCGTCAGGCCGCTTCCACCTCGCGCACCCACCGCGTCGCGGTCTCGCGGAACCCCACCTTCGCGAAGTACTCGCGCATCGCCGGCGCCGGCTCGACGTGCAGCACACGCCACCCGTGCTCGGCGAACACGCCGCTGCGCCGGTACACGAACTCCCCGGGCGTGAAGTCGCGGAAGCGCGTCGTCACCCAGTCGAGGTCCACGACGCCGACGCCGTGCCCGACGTCCCGCACGACGACCACGCCGACGACCTCGTCACCGCGCGCGACCAGGAACCCCGACGCGTCGCCGGCCAGCGCGAACCCCGGCTGGAAGCGGCCGATCTCCTCGGCGTGCACGGCGAGGAAGTGCCGCAGGTACGCGTCACCGGCGCCGACGTCGACCACCGTGTACGCGCGGTCGTCGTGCCGCTCGCGCAGCAGCCGCCACAGCCAGTAGACGTCGATGATCGCGATCGCCCCGTTCATGACGGCGAACGCCCAGATCCCGACGACGGCGTTGTACCCGGTCGCGAGCACCGCCCCGACGAGGTTGAGCACGCGGAACCGCAGGACGCGCGCCTGCATGAGCGACACGACGACCAGGACCGAACCGAGCCAACCGACGACCTCGAGCCAGAGCATGCCCGCCAGTATCGCCGCCGGCCGGGGCCCGGGCCCGGGACGCGGCACAGGGACGGCCCCGGACGGGTGACGCACCCCCATCCGAGCGCCGGGCACGGACCCGCCGACCGGATCGCACAAAACCCTCGACCCGGCCCGACACCCGGGCGGACGCTGGGACGCATGGCGTCATGGTCGATCCAGCCGGTCCCCGTCCCCGAGTCCGTCGCGGCACCGGGCGCGGGGCCGCTGCTCGCGCTCACCGACACGGCGAACCGCGTGATCGCCCACGAGTGGGGCACGCACGACTACGACCGCACCCCGCAGGAGATCCTCGGCTCGCTGCGCGACCAGGCCTACGTCCGCAAGCCGCGGTACCTGGTCACGAGCGACGACGACGGCACCCCGCTCGCGTACATGGCGGTGCAGCTGCCGATCCAGGAGAACACCCACACGGCGCACGTCGAGATCGGCGTCCTGCCGGAGTTCCGCGGTCGCGGCATCGGCGCCGCGCTGCACGAGGAGGCGCTGCGGATCGCGAAGGCCGAGAACCGGCGCGCGCTCACCGCGAGCACCGACCAGCGCACGGAGCCCGCGGAGGGTCCGGGCACGCTCGTCCCGACGACCGGTACCGGCCGCGTCGCCGTCGACGACCCGGCCGTGCGCTTCGTGACGTCGCGCGGCTGGCAGCTCGAGCAGGTCGCGCGACGGTCCGTGCTGCCGGTGCCCGTCGACCCGGACGTCCTCGCGGCGCACCGCGCGCAGGCACAGGCGTCCGCGGGCGACGACTACCGCGTCGTGCACTGGGGCTCGGCGGCGCCCGACGAGTGGATCGACGAGTACGCGACGCTCAACACACGCATGAGCACCGACGTCCCCCTCGGCGGCCTCGACTTCGAGGAGGACGTCTGGGACGCGACGCGCATCCGCAGGACCGAGGCGCAGTTCGTCGACCGCGGAATCGAGCTCGTCGTCGCGGCCGCGGAGCACGTGCCGACGCACACGCTCGCCGCGTACACGGTGCTCATGCTGCCGCCGGAGAACGAGGAGTTCGTGCACCAGGAGGACACCCTCGTGCTCAAGGAGCACCGCGGCCGCCGGCTCGGGATGCTCGTCAAGGCCGCGAACCTCCAGCGGCTCGCGGAGGTCCGGCCCGGTGCGCGTCGCGTCGCGACGTGGAACGCCGAGGAGAACTCCTACATGCTGCGCATCAACATCGACCTCGGCTTCGCCCCGAGCGGCGGGTCCGGGGAGTGGCAGCTCCGCCTGGACTGACGCGCACGCGCGCCCGCCGGACATCGTGGCGCCCGCCCCGCACGGGGACGGGCGCCACGGTCGCGTCGGCTCCGGAGCGTCAGGCGCCGACGGCCGTGCCGTGCGGCTGCGAACGGGCCCACCAGCCGGACCAGCGCTCCTCGACCTCGGCGAACGTCGCGTCGTCGATGCCGTACGTCGAGAGGACCGCGCCGACGGTGCCGTGCGGCGGGTGGCTCGCGATCGGCACCTCGAGGATCACGAGGAACGACTCCGTGATGCCGTGCAGCTGGATCCCGAACTGGTGCTCCGCCTTGTAGACCAGCGTGCCGCCGAGCAGCGTCCCGTCGGGCCGCCGGGCCTGCACGTGGCCACCGACCGGGATGCCCCGGACGCCGTGCAGACCCGCGCGGTCGAGCAGCCGGTCGCGGCGGTCGCCGGCGTCGAGCCCGAACACCGACAGGGTGCGGCGCTCCTGGCCGGGGTGGGCGCGCAGCAGGAACTGCAGCTGGTGCGCGAACTGGATCCAGCCCTCGTCGATCGGGTCGTAGACGCCGTCGTACGTCGCGAGGCCGTCGTGGCTGCGGCGGGTGATCGTCAGGTGCGTGTGGCCGGGGTCGTGCGACGCCGCGGTCACGGCGATGACGTCGTGGCTGGGGGTCGTGAGGGTGTGCGAGAGGGTGTCGCCCTCGTACTCCTGCCCGACGACGGGCTGCGCGACGAAGTAGTCGCGGATCTCGGCGTCGAGCCCGTCGTAGTCCCAGCCGAACCAGCGGCGGACGAGCTCGGGGTCACGCAGGTGCGCCCAGACGGTGTGGAGGTCGGCATGCAGGTCGAGCGACACGATCTCGCGGCGGTCGAGTGTCATTCGGGCATCACCTCGGCGTCGTCGGCGGGTCCGCCACCGCCCGGTGCCGGACCCTTCCGACGGTAGTGCGACCGGCGCGGGCGCGCCTCACCACGACGGGGGGTCGAGCGGGAGGACGGCGAGGGCGTCCGGGTCGACGGCGAGCGGCACGACGCTGCCCGCGTCGAGCTGCACGCCGACCGGCGCCAGCGCGGTGACGGTCCCGACGCCGTCGACGTCGACGCGCACCTCCGACCGGCCCCGCCGCGACGTCACCCCGAGGACGACGCCCTTGACCCCGTCCGCCCCGACCGCCCCGACGACCCCTGCCGGCGCGACGCGCTCCACCACGAACGCGCCCTCGGCGAGCGCGACGACGGCGCCGTCCCGGGCCGCCCGCTCCCCCAGCGCGCGCACGAGGGGGTCGGCAGCGGGTGCGGTGACGGGCACGAACGCCTCGTACCCGAGGAACGCCGCGACCCGGCGGTCGGCGGGCCGCTGCCACAGGTCGGCGGGGGTGCCCACCTGGAGCAGCCGGCCGTGGTCCATCACCGCGACGCGGTCGGCGACGGCGAACGCCTCGTCCTGGTCGTGCGTGACGAGCACGGCGGTGGTGCGGGTCGCGACGAGCGCGGCGCGCAGGTCGACGGCGAGCCGCTCGCGCAGCGACCGGTCGAGCGCGGACAGCGGCTCGTCGAGCAGCAGCAGGCGGGGCCGGGGCGCGAGGGCGCGGGCGAGCGCGACGCGCTGCCGCTCACCGCCCGAGAGGGTGCTCACGGGCCGCGCGCCGTACCCGGCGAGGCCGACGAGGTCCAGCAGCGCGTCCACCTGCGCGGCCCGCGCCTCGGCCGCGGGCGTCGCACCGCCGCCGGACGCACGCGAGCCGCCCGAGACGCCCGCGCGGCGGCCCGTGAGCCCGTACGCGACGTTCCCCGCGACGTCGCGGTGCGCGAACAGCTGCCCGTCCTGGAACATCAGCCCGAACCCGCGCCGGTGCACGGG
The sequence above is a segment of the Cellulomonas fimi genome. Coding sequences within it:
- a CDS encoding RNA polymerase sigma factor, with product MTPADASAEREAADALADAWHTHWSRLIALLIGQYGRPDLAEDAVSDALESAARHWPVDGVPASTGAWLLTAARRRVLDRLRTEAVQRRKAPLMVVDDEMRAAASAAVDPGAHVADEQLRLVFACCHPAIAPDDRVALTLRFVVGLSTAEIARLLLVQESAMAARLTRAKKRLAASGIPFATPPSERLDERLDVVATVVYLTFTSGYQPTSGDVPLRVDLGDEAIRLLRVLDGLLPDRAVVRALLALLLLQHSRRDTRLDADGALVLLPDQDRTRWRHADITEAMTLLSTLTPEVAPVAGPGDVARGEGTPRRSAYPPMSRLAREYLLQALVAAEHATAPTSEATRWDVVAARYTELERLTGSPVVRLARAVAVAEADGPDAGLALLDGLDEALPRLHRVPAVRAELLARAGRRSAAAASYRHALTLVTNPTERAHLESRLAELTHP
- a CDS encoding Nramp family divalent metal transporter translates to MTRVDVDVERAETDRVRRARRTPLLLGPAFVAAIAYVDPGNVAANLTAGARYGYLLLWVLVAANVMAVLVQYQSAKLGLVTGESLPGVLGKRMRRGPRLAYWGQAELVAAATDIAEVVGGAIALQLLFGVPLPLGGLIVGVVSMVLLATQNVYGQRRFEAVVVALLAVITVGFLAGLVVSPPDARGVLSGLVPRFDGTDSVLLAASMLGATVMPHAIYVHSALVRDRHGHAPAGEGRVRLLRATRWDVGGALVVAGLVNIGLLLLAASALRGVEGTDSIEGAHAAIVSALGPAVGIAFAVGLLASGLASTSVGAYAGATIMEGLIHRRIPLLVRRVVTLVPAIVLLAVGADPTWTLVLSQVVLSFGIPFAVIPLVRLTRDRSLMGADRNGPWLHAALVVVVALVVALNLTLLALLLLG
- a CDS encoding GNAT family N-acetyltransferase translates to MASWSIQPVPVPESVAAPGAGPLLALTDTANRVIAHEWGTHDYDRTPQEILGSLRDQAYVRKPRYLVTSDDDGTPLAYMAVQLPIQENTHTAHVEIGVLPEFRGRGIGAALHEEALRIAKAENRRALTASTDQRTEPAEGPGTLVPTTGTGRVAVDDPAVRFVTSRGWQLEQVARRSVLPVPVDPDVLAAHRAQAQASAGDDYRVVHWGSAAPDEWIDEYATLNTRMSTDVPLGGLDFEEDVWDATRIRRTEAQFVDRGIELVVAAAEHVPTHTLAAYTVLMLPPENEEFVHQEDTLVLKEHRGRRLGMLVKAANLQRLAEVRPGARRVATWNAEENSYMLRINIDLGFAPSGGSGEWQLRLD
- a CDS encoding ABC transporter ATP-binding protein, with the protein product MVSGLRVRDVVVRYPAGRRGWTTAVDGVSLDVAPGEVVALLGPSGCGKSSLLRAVAGLERLAAGSVAFDGEPVDAVPVHRRGFGLMFQDGQLFAHRDVAGNVAYGLTGRRAGVSGGSRASGGGATPAAEARAAQVDALLDLVGLAGYGARPVSTLSGGERQRVALARALAPRPRLLLLDEPLSALDRSLRERLAVDLRAALVATRTTAVLVTHDQDEAFAVADRVAVMDHGRLLQVGTPADLWQRPADRRVAAFLGYEAFVPVTAPAADPLVRALGERAARDGAVVALAEGAFVVERVAPAGVVGAVGADGVKGVVLGVTSRRGRSEVRVDVDGVGTVTALAPVGVQLDAGSVVPLAVDPDALAVLPLDPPSW